Below is a window of Desulfarculaceae bacterium DNA.
CCCGTCGGGGTTTTCCACCTCGCCCACGTTCACGGGGTCGGTGAAGTACTTTTTAACCTTGTCGGTGTATTCCCACATGGATTGCTCTCCGTAGTTGGCTAAAAGCTAGTGACCCTCGGGGTACTCCACCAGCTCGATCAACACGCCGTGGGTGGCCTTGGGGTGCAGAAAAACCACCTTGGACCCGTGGGCGCCGGGCTTGGCCTCGTCGCTGGTCAGCGGCACGCCCTTGGCCTTGAGCTCCTCCACCGCCTGGTCGATGTCCTCGACCTCGAAGGCCAGGTGGTGGATGCCCTCGCCGCGCTTTTCCACGTATTTGCTCATGATGCCCTCGGGGGTGGTGCTCATCACCAGCTCCACGTTGGTCTCGCCAACGGGGACGAAACCGGTCTTGAGCTCGCCCACGTCGTCGGTGGAGGTCATCTCCAGGGGCAGCATTTCCGTGTAGACCTTGGCCACCTCGCCCAGGTCCTTCACCGCCACCCCGATATGAGCCAATCGCTTGATTTTCATTGCACACCCTCCCCCGTGGGCAGGCCCCGCCCAGGGTCGAACCCGTCAATTTACAGCTACGCCATCATATTAGTGGCTGGAGGCCACAGGCGCAAGTTTTGCGGCGAGAGGCCGCCCTCTCCCTAGGCCCGGAAACGGCGGCGCAGGGCCCAGCCCAGGGGCATCAGCGAACCCACCAGCATGAGGGTGCCCGGCTCGGGCGCGGCGGCCGAGCCGCCCACGCTCACCGTGCCCGACTCCACCCGGGTGGCCAGCTTGCCCCCCTTGCCCGTGTTCAAAAAGTCCACGATGGAGCTGTCGGCGGCGATCACCAGGTTGAACTCGGCCGGGTCGTTGGAGGTGATGATCTCCATTACCTCGGAGTCGAAGGCCTTGGAGCCCACGGTCCAGTTGGCCAGGGAGCCGGACAGGGTCATGTACTTGCCGTCGCCGCTGAAGCTGATGGTGCTCAGATTCAGCGGGGCGCGGTAGCCGATGTTGTGGCGGTAGTCCCAGTAAGGGTCGTCGGGCAGGGTGTTGTAGAGCCTGAGGTCGTCGAAGTAGAGGAAGGAGAAGTCCTGGGCCACGTCGTAGGTGCCCCCCGCCTGGATCTCGCTGCCGATGGCGTCGTAAATGCTGAAGTCGCTGAAACCGGCCATGCGCCCCACCACGCCGTCCTGGGCCAGGCTGGCCGAGTTGACGATGGTGCCGTTGTGCACGTACACCCCCTTGTGGGAGATGTAGCCGGTGCCGTAGTCCTTGCCCGACACCCCGAAGTTGAAAAAGGCCATGGTGTCGGCCGAGGCCGGCGAGGGAGCCCAGAGCAGGAGCAGGAGCAAGGGAAAGCAAAAGAGCCGCGACAACTTCATAACAACACCCAGTATTGGAAAGAGCAGCCCTGTGCGGGCAGGCAATACCCCGGATTATGTTGGGGCGTTTATTTCATTATATGCCCAGCGGGCGGCTTGGCAAAGCCTTCTCAGGCCGGGGCCAGGCCCACGCCCTTGAAAAAGGTGTAAAGGAAGGTGCCGCCTTGGGCGGCGGTGTCGTGCAGCTGGGCGATGCCCTTCTCCCATTCGGCCGGGCTCATCATGCCCTCGGCCAAGGCCTGCTCCTTTACCCCCTCCACCATGGGGATGATGGTAAGGCGCACGAAGCCCTCCACCCAGGCCGGGCGCGAGGCGTCGCAATACACCGCGCGGGGGCCCACCACGATGTCCTCGATGCCGGCCTCGGCCATGAGGGGGTAGACCCGGCGGCCGATGAGCGAATCGCCCCCCAAGCCGGCCTGGCAGTCGATGAGGCATTGCCAGGCGCGCCGGGCCTCGGGCTGCTCGGGGTGGAAGTAGCAGGAGCCGTGGTCGCCCTCGATCACCGTGACCGTGCCCCCGGGTTTGACCAGCCTGGCCAGGCCTTTCAGCGCCTCAACGGGCCGGGTGAGGTGCTCCAGCACGAAGCACACGAACAGGTGATCGAAGCTCTGGGGCTCGAAGGGCGGTCCGTAGAGGTCGCCCTGCACGAAGGTGAGGTTGTCCCAGCCTTGGCTCCGGGCCTGGGCCTCGGCCGCGGCCAGGGATTCGGTCGAGATGTCCAAACAGGTGAACTGGGCCTCGGGGCTGTGCTCCACCAAGAAGCGGGTCTGGGAGCCCACTCCGCAGCCCGCCTCCAAGACCTTGGCCCCGGCGGGGTAGTGGGTGTCTTCGTGGAGCAGTTCGGCCAGGGTGCCGGCCTGGTCACCCAGGCGCTGGGCCTCGCGTTCGGTGTAGCCGTGAACATACGGGTCGGACATGGATGCAGCCTTCACTTCAGATAAGGGATTAAGGGGACGCGCCGGGCGTAGGCGCGGTACTCGCCGCCGAACTGCCGCCGCAGGCGGGATTCCTCGTGCCAGGTGCCGGCCACGATATAGGCGCTTAGCAGGATAGAGATGAGCCAGTCGGCCGGGCCGGAATGGGGCCGGAGCCACACCACCACCAAGGCGGCCAGGTGCATGGGGTGGCGCAGGTGGGCGTAGGCCCCGCTGGTGACCAGGCGGTGGGTTTCGCCCTGGGGCTGAAAGGCCGCGCCCAGGCCCAGCAGATCGAAGCCGCCCCGGGAGAAATCCCAGGACGACCACAAGAGCAGGCCCACCGCCCCGGCCCAGGCCGCCAGCTGGAGCCCCAGCCAGGGCCAGCCCCAAAGCAGGGGCGACAAGGCCCCCAGCTCCCGGCTGTACCACACCACCGGGTAGATGCTGAGCAGCGAGAGCACCGAGTAGGCCAGGCGGTATTGCGCGCTGTTCAGGCGCAGCGCCTTTTCCAGGCGGGGGCGCAGCCAGCCGGCCAGGAGCAGGCTGTGCGCCACGCACCAAACGGCCCAGGACAGGGCCAGAATGATCAGTTGGGCAGGGCCGGGAATGTGTTCGGTCATAGTGGTATCTCGCCAGGTTTTGTATACAATGCTAAGTCCCCCGGCCGGGCGGCGCAAGCCGGGGCTGCGCATTGACTGCCGGGGCATATGGCCCTAAGATGAACCTGGGCTGCGGAGAGCCCCCACTTCGGAGACGAATCAAGATGATCGCTCGTTACACCCTGCCCGAAATGGGCCGCATCTGGACCGACGAAAACCGCTACGCCCAATGGCTGGCCGTGGAGATCGCCGCCTGCCGGGCTTGGAACAAGCTGGGGCGCATCCCCGACGACGCCCTGGCCGAGATAGAGAACAAGGCCGCCTTCGAGGTGGCCCGGGTGGAGGAGATCGAGCTCGAAACCCGCCACGACGTCATCGCCTTTTTGACCAACGTGGCCGAGCACGTGGGACCCTCCAGCCGCTACATCCACTTGGGCCTGACCTCCAGCGACGTGCTGGACACGGCCTATGCCCTGCTTATAAAGCAATCCGGCGAGCTGATCCTGGCCGCCCTGGACCGCCTTTTGGCCGCGCTCAAGGCCCGGGCCGAGGAGCACAAGTACACCATCCAGATGGGGCGCTCCCACGGCATCCACGCCGAGCCGGTGACCTTCGGGCTCAAGCTGGTGGGCTTCCACGCCGAGTTCGCCCGCGACCGCGAGCGCCTGGAGCGGGCCATCGCGGCGGCCGCCCGGGGCAAGATCTCCGGCGCGGTGGGCACCTATGCCAACGTGACCCCCGAGGTGGAGGCCATGGTCATGGAGGAGCTGGGGCTGACCCCGGCGGTGGCCAGCACCCAGGTGGTGGCCCGCGACGGCCTGGCCGAGTACTTCTGCACCCTGGCCATCATCGGCGGCACCATCGAGCGCCTGGCCATCGAGATCCGCCATTTGCAGCGCACCGAGGTGCTGGAGGCGGAGGAAGCCTTCGCCAAGGGCCAGAAGGGCTCCAGCGCCATGCCCCACAAGCGCAACCCCATCGGCAGCGAGAACCTTTCCGGCCAGGTGCGCCTTTTGAGAGGCTATGCCCTGGCCGCGTTGGAAGACATGGCCCTGTGGCACGAGCGCGACATCAGCCACAGCTCGGTGGAGCGCACCATCGGGCCGGACGCGGACATCCTGACCCACTACAGCCTCAACCGGCTGGCGGGCATGGTGGAGCGGCTCACGGTCTATCCCGAGAACATGCTCAAGAACCTGAACCTCACCGGCGGGCTGATCCACTCCCAGCAAGTGCTCCTGGCCCTGGCCGAGGGCGGCCTGAGCCGGGAGGACGCCTACCGCCTGGTGCAGAAGCACGCCATGGCCACCTGGGCCGATGGCGGCTCCTTCCGGGAGCGCCTGGAGAACGACCCCGAGCTGAGCGCGGCCCTGGGCGAGAAGAAAGAGGCCCTTTTGGACGCGGCCTTCGACACCTCCGGGCACCTGAAGCAGGTGGACTTCATTTTCGAGAAGATTCTGGGCGAGGCCTAGGAGGCCCGCCCCCGCAAGGCCCCCGGGCCAAGGAGACGATGTTCATGTTTGCGGCGCGCAGGTTGGCGGTTGCCCTGATCCTGTCCCTGGCCCTTTTGGCGGCCTGCTCCACGGTGAAGGATGCCTACCACGAGTTCGACCCCCGGCCCCGGCCGGCGGACGCCGCCTTCCAGGCGGTGATCAAGAAGTTCGTGCAAGACGGCTCCATCCACACCGGCCCGGCCACCGAGCTTCTGCTCAACGTCTTGCCCGCCAACTGGGAAGTGCGCAAGGCGTGGGTGGACCGGCGGGCCGAGGCCTTTGCCTGGGACGCGGCCCAGAAGGCCAAGGACCTGGCCGACCAGAAGGCCGAGTACGAAAAGTACAACACCATCCTGGGCAGCGTGTACGTGCCGGACCGCAAATGGAACAACCTCAACGGCAAGGAAGCCAACTGGCGGGTCTATCTGATCAACAAGAAGGGCCAGCGCCTGGAGCCGGAGGACGTGCGCCTGATCAAGCGGCGCACCGCCATCAACGAGGCCATCTACCCCTTCTGGGGCAAGTGGAGCCAGCTGTATCTGGTGAAGTTCCCCATCAAGGGCCCGGACGGAGAGCCTTTCCTGGCCCCGGGCGAAAAAGACGCCAAGTTCCTGATCACCGGCGCGCCGGGCCAGGAGACCCTGACCCTGCAAATGCGCTGATCTCCCCGCGCGCCTAGCGGCCTCCCAGGCCGGCGGCGCCCCGCGCCATCACTTTCACCCCGCCCTGCCTGAGGTCGGCCGCCACGCTGTCGCGGCCGGCCTGCTTGGCCGCGTAGAGCGCGCCGTCGGCCCGGCGCACCAAGTCCTCTTCCTGCTCCTCCGGCCCCAGAGTGGCCGCCCCCAGGCTCACGGTGATCTTCACCTTGCCCTCGCCGCCGTCGGGCGAGAAGGGCGTGTTGGCCACCCCGGCGCGCACCCGCTCGGCCACTCCCAGGGCCTCGTTCATGGTGGCGTGGGGCAGCAGGATGGCGAACTCCTCCCCGCCGTAGCGGCAGCACAGGTCCATGCCCCGCACGCAGGAGCCCAGGGTGTCGGCGAACAGGCGCAGGGCCTTGTCCCCGGCCAGGTGGCCGAAGCGGTCGTTGTAGGCCTTGAAGAAGTCCAGATCGGCCATGAGCAGGGACAGGGGCGTGCCGTAGCGCGAGGCGGCCTCGATCTCCCGCCTGAGGGTGGCGTAGAAAAAGCGCTGGTTGTACAGGCCGGTGAGGCTGTCGGTGACCGACAGGCGCCGAAGCTCGCGCTCCAGGCGGCGCTTGTCCGAAAGGTCCACCAGGGTCTCCACCGCGTGGGTCACCCGGCCGTTGTCCCCGGTGATGGGCGCGGCCAAAAAGTAGAGGTGGCGGCCGTCGGGCTCCAGGGTGGGGAAGAAGCCCTCCCCTTCCAGCCCGCCCTCGACCAGGGGCGAGCGCTTGAGCCCCATGCCGGCGTAGCCTTCCATTACCTGGGTGGGATCGCCCTCCAGGATCAGGTCGGCCAGCACCGGGCGGGGCTCCAGGTAGAAGGGCCGCCACTGCTGGCTGGTGCCCACCATCTGGCTGGCCTCCATGCCGGTGAGCGCCTCCATGGCCCGGTTCCAGTGCACCACCTTGTGCTGCTCGTCGATGACCATGACCGCGGCGGGCAGGCCTTGCAGGGTGCTCTCCACCATCTGGCGGCCCCGCTTGAGCTCCTGCTCCAGGAGCTTGCGCTCGGTGATGTCGGTGGCGATGCCCTCCAGCATGAGGGGGCGGCCCATCTCGTCGCGCATCACCAGGGCCTTGTCCCGCAGCCAGCGGGTCTCGCCCGAGGCGGTGATGATCTTGTAGTCCTCGCGGCACAGCTCGCCCGGGGCGCTGGCCAGCAGGCGCTTGTGGTGGGCCCGCGCCCGTTCGCGGTGCTCCGGGTGCAGCATGCGCGCCACGCTCATCTCGCCCTTGAGCAAGCGGTTGGGGGCGTAGCCGGTCACCTCGGTGACCGCCGAGCTCACGTAGTCGAACTGCTTTTCGCTCAGGGACCAGCGGTAGATGATGTCCGGCGCGTTTTCCACCAGGCGGCGGTAGCGGGCCTCGCTCTGGCCCAGGGCCAGCTGGCCGGCGCGCATCTGGGTCACGTCGCGGATGATGCCGAAGCGGCCCTCGCCGTCCTCGTCGCGGGTGGCGGTGATGAGCACCTCGAACTCGCTGCCGTCCTTGCGGCGCATGGTGGCCGGGAAGTCCTGCACGTAGCCCTGGGCCCGCAGGGAGTTCAGGTAGAGCTGGGCCTCCTCCTGGTTGGCGTTGAGGCGCTTGGTGGCCTTCAGTCCCACCATCTCCTCGCGGCCGCCATAGCCGAACATCTCCACCACCGCCGGGTTCACGTCGGTCAGACGGCCGTCGGGCCCGGTGATGAACACCCCGTCCTTGCTGTCGTTGAACAGGCGCTGGAAGCGGGCCTGCTCCTCGCGGGCCCGCTCCACCATGGCCCGGGCCGCGCTGGTCAGGTGGTTCAGGGCCAGGGAGAGGCGCCCCAGCTCGTCGCCGCGCTCCAAGGGAGCGGGAGGGATCAGGTCGCCGGAAGCGGCCTGGACCGCCTCGTCGGCCAGGCGCTTGAGGGGGCGCGAGAGGAACCAGTGGATCCACACCACCGCCACCAGGGCGGCCAAAAGGGCCACCACCGCCGCGGAAAACACCGTGACCTGCCACATGCTCAGGCCCAGGGGCCCCGAGGGCAACACCGGCGAGGCGCTCACCCCCACGATCAGCTCGCCGCTGGGCAGCCGGTCGTAGGCCACCATCACCGGCTTGCCCTTCTGACGGTAGCTGACCACGCCCCAGGCGGTGGAGGCCATGTGGCGAAGGATCTCGGGGGGCGGCAGCACCGCGTCCGGCTCGCGGGGGGGCACCACCACCCTGCCCTGGTTGTCCAGGCCGAACAGGAAGAAGCCGTTGCCCGCCAGAGACTTGAGGGCGCCGTGGTTCTGGGCCATGGCCATTCGCCGGGCCGCGCCGCCGGCCTGGCTGCCCAACGATTGCATCAGGTTGATGGCGCGGTGCAGATGGGACTCGGCGTGCTCCTTGAAGTGCTCGCTGACCGCTCCCTGGGCCAGCCAGTATTGCAGGCCGGCCAGGAGCAGGGTGGAACCGAACACCGACGCCACCAGCACCAGAGCCAGCTTGGCCCCCACCGAGGGACGGCGCGTATGCTTCGAAAGGGCGCGAGCCACCCGTCCTCCAGTCCCCGGCGCGGGCTGGCGTCAAATTGACACCGCCGGAACAGGCATTTAGGATAATCTGAGAAGGAGGCGGCGGAATATTGGTCCGGGACCCTCGGCCGATAGGCGCCACCGATCCTCCATAATTTAAACCATATGAGCCAAGGGGCCGGGGCGTCAAGCGCCTTAACGGGCCGCCCCGGTGCCAAAAAGGAGCTTCGCAATGCTCGAAACCATCAAAAACCTTATGCTGGCCAGCCTGGGGGCGGCGGTGCTCACCAAGGAAAAGGCCATGCAGTTCATGGACGACGCGGTGAAGCGCGGCGAGATGAGCGCCAGCGAGGCCGAGAAGGTGGCCGAGGAGGTGGTGGCCGAGTCCAAGCGCCAGGCGTCGCTCTGGGGCGACAAGCTCCAAGAGGCGGTGAACGAGGCCCTGGCCTCTTTGGATCTGGTCAAGCGCTCCGAGGTGGAGGCCCTGGAGGCCCGCCTGGCCAAGGTGGAGCTGGAGCTGGACGCTATCAAGCGCAAGATGGAGAGCGCCGGCGGAGACCAGTAGAGGTGCTGGAGACCTTCCGCAACCTGGGGCGCCTGACCGAGCTGGCCATGGTGCTGGTGCACCACGGCTTCGCCGATCTGGTGGAGCGCCTGGAGCTGCCCTTCACCCGGGGCACCGGGGCCAAGAGCGGCGGAGAGCAGCTCGCCAAGCGTTACGGGGTCTACCCCCGCCTGCGCATGGTGGCCGAGGAGATGGGCCCCACCTTCGTAAAGCTGGGCCAGCTCTTGTCCCAACGGCCGGACCTTTTGCCCCCCGAGCTGATCCTGGAGCTACGCAAGCTCCAGGACTCGGTGACCCCCCTGGACTTCGCCAAGATCAAACAGGAGGTGGAGGACTCGCTGGAGAGGCCCCTGGGCGAGGTGTTCTCCCAGTTCGATGAGAAGTGCCTGGCCAGCGCCTCTCTGGCCCAGGTGCACCGCGCGGTGCTGGCCAAGGACGGCTCCGAGGTGGCGGTGAAGGTGCGCAAGCCGGGCATCGGGCGCACCATCCGGGCGGACATGGAGCTGATGACCACTCTGGCCCGCCTGCTGGACAAGGAATTGGAGGCCGTGGCCCCCTACGCCCTGCCCGCCCTGGTGGCGGAGATGGACCGCTCCCTGCACCAGGAGCTGGACTTCGCCCTGGAGGCCAAGCACATGCGCACCGCGCGGGCCAACCTGGCCCCGGACGCCAAGGTGGTGGTGCCCCAGCCGGTGATGGAGCTGTGCAGCCCGGGCCTGCTGGTCATGGATCTGGTCGAGGGAGCGACCCTGGACAAGGCCGAGCTGAGCCCGGAGCAGAAAAAGCAGCTCGCCCAGGACCTCACCGAGATGATGCTGGACCAGGTGCTGCTCAAGGGCTTTTTCCACGGCGACCCCCACCCGGGCAACCTCATGGTGACCACCGACCCCGGCGGCGAGCCCCGCCTGGCGGTGCTGGACTGGGGCCTGGTGGGGCGGCTCAGCGACCAGGACCGCTACATCCTCTGCGATTTGTTGATCGCCACCTTGCAGGGCGACGCCCCCGGGGTGGTGCGGGCCTGGACCGACGCGGGGGTGGTGCCCCCGGGCGGGAGCGATCCCTCCCTGGAGCAGGACGTGAGCGAGCTGTTGGAGGACATGAGCCACGACGGCGGCGCGCCCATCGACACCGGCCAGCTGATCCTGGACATGATGGAGATAATGCGCCAGCACCATCTCCGGGTGCCCATGCAATACGCCCTGGCCGACAAGGCCTTGCTGGAGCTGGAGGGGGTGGGCCGCGCCCTGGACCCGGACTACCACCCGGTGGAGGCCACCCGGCCCTACGTCTGGCGGCTCTACTTCGAGCGCTGGCGGCCCGACACCATGGCCAAGCGCCTGCTGGCCCACCTCAACGACGGCTTCCGCTTCTTCCAGGCCCTGCCGCGCCGTTTGGACGCGGTGGTCACCCAGCTGGAAAAGGGCGAGCTGAACCTCCAGATCAAGCACCAGGGCCTGGTGCCCCTCACCCGGGCGGTGCAGGAGGGGGCCAGCCGGGTCACGGTGGGGCTCGTCGTGGCCGCCCTGATCCTGGGCAGCTCCATGATCGTCACCACCGGAGTGGAGCCCAAAATCTTCGGCCTGCCCCTGTTGGGCGTGATGGGCTATTTCATCTCCGGCATCATCGGCCTGTGGCTGGTGTGGTCCATCCTGCGCTCACGGGGAGGCAAGTTCTAAGGACGTTTCCCGATTAGCTTGACCCTTGTCCCCGGGCCTGCTATCTTTGGTCATCTCGATAGTTGCCCATATACTTCACCAATAGGACTGGTGGGCCAAGCCATGGATCTCAGGCGCTTGCAGGTATTCGCCAAGGTATACGAAAGACGGTCTTTTTCCCGCGCGGCCGAGGAGGTCTTCCTCAGCCAGCCCACGGTAAGCGGGCACATAAAGAGCCTGGAAGAGGAGCTGGGAGTCCAGCTTTTCGACCGTTTGGGCCGGGAGATTCTGCCCACCAAGGCGGCCGAGCTGCTCTATGACCACGCGCGGGACATCCTGGAGCGGGTGGACGACGCCCAGCGCTCGGTGGACGCCTTTTTGGGCCGCCTGCGCGGCGAGCTGGTGGTGGGCGGCTCCACCATCCCGGGCCAATACGTGCTGCCCGCTTTCATCGGCCGCTTCCGGCTGTTGCATCCCGAGGTGAAGGCGACCCTGCACATCGGCGACACCCGCCAGATCGCCGAGGCGGTGCAGACCGGCGAGCTGGAGGCGGGCATCGTGGGGGCCACGGTGGAGGACGAGCGCCTGGCCTTTTCGCCGCTCATGGACGACGTGGTTAGCCTGGCCGGCTGGAAGGGCCACCCCTACGGCAAAAGCCTGGAGCCCAAGGACCTGAAGCAGGTGCCGGTGGTGTTCCGCGAGCCGGGCAGCGGCACCCGCATGTTCCTGGCCCGCGCCCTCAAAAAAGCTGGGCTGGATCCTGCCGAGATGAATATCGTGGCCCAGATGGGCTCCACCATGGCCGTGATGCAGGCGGTGCGGGCCCAGGTGGGCCTGGGTTTCCTAAGCCACCGGGCCATCACCGAGGAGCTGGCCGCCGGCCGCCTGGTGGAGGTGGATCTGGACAGGGTGAACCTCAAGCGCCAGTTCTATCTGGTCACCCGCAAGAAGCGCACCCACTCCCCCGCGGCCCAGGCCTTCATGGCCCTGTGCCTGGCCGGGCTGGAAGAGTAGGCCCCGCCATGTCCCTGGTGGTGGATATCCCCGGCTGGCGGCGCTTGGAGCTGAGGCACCTGGTGCTGGATCTGAACGGCACCCTGGCTTTGGACGGCGCCCTGCTGCCCGGGGTGCGCCAGGCCGTGGAGGAGCTGAGCGCCTCGCTGGAATGCCATCTGGTCACGGCCGACACCTTCGGCACGGCCGGAGGCCTGTTGGGCCCGGCCGCCGCGCTGGCCCTGATCAGCCCGGGCGATGAAATCGGGCAAAAACAGGCTATAGTTGAAGGCCTGGGCGCGAAAAGCGTGGCCGCCCTGGGCAACGGGGCCAACGACGCCTACATGCTCAAGGCCGCCGCCCTGGGCATCGCGGTGCTGGGGCCCGAGGGAGCGGCCACCGCCGCCCTGAGCGCGGCCGACGTGGTGGTTCCCGGCCCCCTGGAGGCCCTGGGGCTGCTGCTCAATCCCGACCGCCTCAAGGCCACCCTGCGCCGTTAAAAGGCGTTCCGCGCCAAATTAGTCCAGAATGCTGGGATGGCGGTTTTCTGTTTGCGTGCCCCCAGCATATGAGTCACCATCCGTGGTGAGCACTTTATAAGGGCAACCGGCACAGCCAGCCGCCGGCAGACAAGGCGTCTGGCGAGCGAGGGCCGCAGGCGTAGCTGAAACTACGTCGAGGCCCGAGCGATGCCAGCAACACCGTATGCCGGTGGCTGGCGAAGCCGGCGATTAGGAGACAAGATGGGCGACGACCCCAAGCTGGCCGAAAAAGCCCGCGCCGCCGGTTGAGCCGCCAAGATAGGTCCGGCGGATCTGGCGCGCATACTCCAGGGGCTGCCCACGGAAGAGCACCCCGACTTGTTGGTGGGCCTGAACACCGCCGACGACGCCGGGGTCTATCGTCTCACCGATGAGATCGCCCTGATCCAGACCCTGGACTTCTTCACCCCCATCGTCAACGACCCCTACCTCTTCGGGCGCATCGCGGCCACCAACGCCCTGAGCGACGTGTACGCCATGGGCGGACGCCCGCTCACCGCCATGAACATCTGCTGCTTCCCGGTGAAGGACCACCCGGTGGAGATTTTCCGCGAGGTGCTCCGGGGGGGCATGGACGCGGTGCACCAGGCGGGCGCGGTCTTGGCCGGGGGGCATTCGGTGGAGGACCCGGAGCTGAAGTACGGCCTCAGCGTCACCGGGGTGGTGCACCCGGACCAGCTGGTGACCAACGCGGGCCTGAGCGCGGGCCAGGTCTTGGTGCTCACCAAGCCCCTGGGCACCGGGGTGATCGCCACGGCCTTGAAGGCAGGCCTGGCCAGCCAGGAGGCGGTGGCCAGCGCGGTGGAGGTGATGACCGCGCTCAACGCCCCGGCCGCCGAGGTGATGAGCGCCTGCGGGGTCAAGGGAGCCACGGACATCACCGGCTTCGGGCTCATCGGCCACGCCCTGGAGCTGGCCTCGGCCTCGGGCGTGGGCCTGGAGATCGAGGCGGGCGCGGTGCCCATCATCCCCGAGGCGCGGGAAATGGCGGCCATGGGCCTGGTGCCCCTGGGCAGCCACGCCAACCGCAACTTCTGCGCGCATAATTTGAGCTTCCGGGGAACCCCGGAGGAGATTCAGGTGGATCTCTTGGCCGACGCCCAGACTTCGGGAGGCATGCTCCTGGGCCTGGACCCGGATCAGGCTGATCGGGCCTTGGACCTGCTTGCCGAGCGGGGAATCAAGGGCGCGGTGATCGGCCGGGCGGTGGCCGAGCATCCCGGCGTGCTGGAGCTGATCTTCTAGGCCGTTCTTCAGGCCCCTAGCGCGGGGCCTTGCCACCCTTCATAAGCTTTTGCAACTCAGCCAAGCGCTGGCGGCCCTGCGGGCTGTTGGGCGCCAAGCGCAGATACTGCTGCATGTCCGAGACGGCCTGGGGCAAACGACCCAGGTCCTGGTTCACCCCGGCCCGGTTGAACCAGGCCTCGGCCATGTCGGGCTGCAACCGGATGGCCTGGTCCAGCTCCAGAAGGGCCTGCTCCAGGCGGCCCTCGTGGATCATCATGAAGGCCTTGTCATAGTGCAGTTCCGGGTTGTTGGGCTGCAAGGACAGGGCCCGGTCCAGGTCCTTCTCGGCCTCGGGGAGCTTGCCCAGGCGGTAGAGGCTCATGCCCCGCAGGCTGTAGCCCCCCGCGTCGGCCGGGTAGCGGGCCAACAGGCGGTTGCAGGCCTCCACCGCCCGCTGCCACTGGCCTTGGCGGGCCAGGGCCTGGCCCAGGTTGTACCAGGCGTTCTGCGAGGCGGGCTCGATCTCCACCGAGCGCTTGAGGTCGGCCTCGGCCTTTTTGAAATCGCCCAAACGCAGATACACCGTGCCCCGGTTGTACAGGGCGGCGGCGTTGTCGGGGTTCAGCTTGAGAGCGCGGGAGAAGTCCTGCCCGGCGGTGGGCAGGTCGCCCAAGGCCGCGCGGCACTCGCCCCGCCACACGTAAGTCGTGGGGTTCTTGGGGGCGCGCTTGACGGCCTCGGCGAACAGGGGCATGGCCTGGGGGCAGCGGCCCAGATGGCTCAGGGCGCGGCCCCTCAGGGCATAGGCCCCGGCCTGGGCGGGGTCCAGCTCGATGGCCTGGGCCAGGTCGGCCTCGGCCCCGGCCCACTTCCCAAGCCCCACCCGCAGACGTCCCCGGTTGTAATAGGCCGCGGCCAGGGCCTTCAGGTTTTTGGGCTGGGCCTCGATGACCCGGCTGAAGGCGGCCTCGGCCTGAGCGGTGTCCCCCGCCCTGGCCGCCGCCACCCCGGCCTGCACTTGCGCCATGGGGTCGGCGGCCAGCCCCGGCGCGGCCAGGAACAAGAGCAGGCCCAATACGGGCAAGGCGAGCAGGCGGTGGTTCATGACAAGCCTCCGGGTTGAGCGGGGCGCGGCCCCCCGGTTTCACGAGCCCATCCTGCCAAAGCGGAGCGGCGGCTGTAAAGGGAAGCGTTTCCTAGAGGTCGAAGCTGAAGCCGCCCAGATACTCCGCCAGCGCGGCGGCGGCCTGGGGCGAGAGCTCCGGGCAGTCCCCCGGGCCCAGCACCCCCTGGGCGGCCAGGGTGGCGAAGACCAGGCAGGTGGGCCGCCCGCAGGCCCCGCAGCCGGCCTTGTTGGGCAATAGGCGCAGGATGTGCATCACCTGGGGCTCGGG
It encodes the following:
- the mce gene encoding methylmalonyl-CoA epimerase, with the translated sequence MKIKRLAHIGVAVKDLGEVAKVYTEMLPLEMTSTDDVGELKTGFVPVGETNVELVMSTTPEGIMSKYVEKRGEGIHHLAFEVEDIDQAVEELKAKGVPLTSDEAKPGAHGSKVVFLHPKATHGVLIELVEYPEGH
- a CDS encoding PEP-CTERM sorting domain-containing protein, with the protein product MKLSRLFCFPLLLLLLWAPSPASADTMAFFNFGVSGKDYGTGYISHKGVYVHNGTIVNSASLAQDGVVGRMAGFSDFSIYDAIGSEIQAGGTYDVAQDFSFLYFDDLRLYNTLPDDPYWDYRHNIGYRAPLNLSTISFSGDGKYMTLSGSLANWTVGSKAFDSEVMEIITSNDPAEFNLVIAADSSIVDFLNTGKGGKLATRVESGTVSVGGSAAAPEPGTLMLVGSLMPLGWALRRRFRA
- a CDS encoding methyltransferase domain-containing protein, coding for MSDPYVHGYTEREAQRLGDQAGTLAELLHEDTHYPAGAKVLEAGCGVGSQTRFLVEHSPEAQFTCLDISTESLAAAEAQARSQGWDNLTFVQGDLYGPPFEPQSFDHLFVCFVLEHLTRPVEALKGLARLVKPGGTVTVIEGDHGSCYFHPEQPEARRAWQCLIDCQAGLGGDSLIGRRVYPLMAEAGIEDIVVGPRAVYCDASRPAWVEGFVRLTIIPMVEGVKEQALAEGMMSPAEWEKGIAQLHDTAAQGGTFLYTFFKGVGLAPA
- a CDS encoding adenylosuccinate lyase; the encoded protein is MIARYTLPEMGRIWTDENRYAQWLAVEIAACRAWNKLGRIPDDALAEIENKAAFEVARVEEIELETRHDVIAFLTNVAEHVGPSSRYIHLGLTSSDVLDTAYALLIKQSGELILAALDRLLAALKARAEEHKYTIQMGRSHGIHAEPVTFGLKLVGFHAEFARDRERLERAIAAAARGKISGAVGTYANVTPEVEAMVMEELGLTPAVASTQVVARDGLAEYFCTLAIIGGTIERLAIEIRHLQRTEVLEAEEAFAKGQKGSSAMPHKRNPIGSENLSGQVRLLRGYALAALEDMALWHERDISHSSVERTIGPDADILTHYSLNRLAGMVERLTVYPENMLKNLNLTGGLIHSQQVLLALAEGGLSREDAYRLVQKHAMATWADGGSFRERLENDPELSAALGEKKEALLDAAFDTSGHLKQVDFIFEKILGEA
- a CDS encoding diguanylate cyclase — protein: MARALSKHTRRPSVGAKLALVLVASVFGSTLLLAGLQYWLAQGAVSEHFKEHAESHLHRAINLMQSLGSQAGGAARRMAMAQNHGALKSLAGNGFFLFGLDNQGRVVVPPREPDAVLPPPEILRHMASTAWGVVSYRQKGKPVMVAYDRLPSGELIVGVSASPVLPSGPLGLSMWQVTVFSAAVVALLAALVAVVWIHWFLSRPLKRLADEAVQAASGDLIPPAPLERGDELGRLSLALNHLTSAARAMVERAREEQARFQRLFNDSKDGVFITGPDGRLTDVNPAVVEMFGYGGREEMVGLKATKRLNANQEEAQLYLNSLRAQGYVQDFPATMRRKDGSEFEVLITATRDEDGEGRFGIIRDVTQMRAGQLALGQSEARYRRLVENAPDIIYRWSLSEKQFDYVSSAVTEVTGYAPNRLLKGEMSVARMLHPEHRERARAHHKRLLASAPGELCREDYKIITASGETRWLRDKALVMRDEMGRPLMLEGIATDITERKLLEQELKRGRQMVESTLQGLPAAVMVIDEQHKVVHWNRAMEALTGMEASQMVGTSQQWRPFYLEPRPVLADLILEGDPTQVMEGYAGMGLKRSPLVEGGLEGEGFFPTLEPDGRHLYFLAAPITGDNGRVTHAVETLVDLSDKRRLERELRRLSVTDSLTGLYNQRFFYATLRREIEAASRYGTPLSLLMADLDFFKAYNDRFGHLAGDKALRLFADTLGSCVRGMDLCCRYGGEEFAILLPHATMNEALGVAERVRAGVANTPFSPDGGEGKVKITVSLGAATLGPEEQEEDLVRRADGALYAAKQAGRDSVAADLRQGGVKVMARGAAGLGGR